In Parafrankia irregularis, one DNA window encodes the following:
- a CDS encoding serine/threonine-protein kinase: MMIDRARVAAAVPNYVLGEDLGAGAFGLVLRAEHRRMRRPSAIKVMRARDAGGEWIDFAAEARLLGSLDHPHVVRVYDYVEDDDLRLVVMELLGGGTLSRRRSRLTPEQACAVGLAVAAALSHTHDHNVLHRDVKGDNILFAADGTVKVVDFGIARVFEGAATTASKVVGTPMHMAPEQIERGRLGPATDLYALGSVLYRLLTGRPPFDPRQPLHVLWHQQLSAPPPPMPGVAGPVAEVVLHALAKDPAARPPDAVTFATALAHAATEAYGAGWTVRAGLPLHLDDAVRRAAEGTSLGGVRSPGAAIPEAVIPAGDEPPAAIGGAVAVRRDAAADGADSDHGDDGGEDRGVGATRKLAQGGKPDLWDGAEPTAQGLARLRGTLGPDHPDTLAAANSLAVRLSARGDHRAARALDEDTLARRGRVLGPDHPDTLTSAHNLAVDLAELGDQAAARDLYRETLARRRRVLGPDHPDTLGTANNLGIVLGALGDHLAACELGEDTLIRRRRVLGESHPDSLTSAYNLAVRLSALGDHEAACELGEDTFTRRGAVLGPGHPDTVKSAYNLAVYLGRLGRYPRAREIGADVLASRLRALGPEHPETREVEEALQWWVDQEAAGG, translated from the coding sequence ATGATGATCGACCGGGCACGGGTGGCCGCTGCCGTGCCCAACTACGTTCTCGGCGAGGATCTCGGTGCGGGCGCGTTCGGGCTGGTGCTGAGGGCCGAGCACCGTCGGATGCGTCGCCCGAGCGCGATCAAGGTGATGCGGGCCCGCGACGCCGGGGGCGAGTGGATCGACTTCGCGGCCGAGGCCCGGCTGCTGGGCAGCCTTGATCATCCGCATGTGGTCCGGGTGTATGACTACGTCGAGGATGACGACCTCCGCCTCGTGGTGATGGAACTGCTGGGCGGAGGCACGCTGAGCCGGCGCCGCAGCCGGCTGACCCCGGAGCAGGCGTGTGCGGTGGGCCTGGCGGTGGCCGCCGCGCTGAGCCACACCCACGACCACAACGTGCTGCACCGCGATGTCAAGGGCGACAACATCCTGTTCGCCGCGGACGGGACGGTGAAGGTCGTCGACTTCGGCATCGCGCGGGTGTTCGAGGGGGCGGCGACCACCGCCAGCAAGGTTGTCGGCACACCGATGCACATGGCTCCCGAACAGATCGAACGTGGGCGCCTGGGCCCGGCGACCGACCTGTACGCGCTGGGCAGCGTCCTCTACCGCCTGCTGACCGGGCGCCCCCCGTTCGACCCCCGGCAGCCGCTGCACGTCCTGTGGCACCAGCAGCTGTCGGCGCCACCCCCGCCCATGCCGGGGGTGGCCGGGCCGGTCGCCGAGGTCGTCCTGCACGCGCTGGCGAAGGATCCGGCCGCCCGGCCGCCGGACGCCGTCACGTTCGCCACCGCGCTCGCCCACGCCGCGACCGAGGCCTATGGCGCGGGCTGGACCGTGCGGGCCGGCCTGCCGCTGCACCTCGACGACGCCGTCCGCCGCGCGGCGGAGGGGACCTCGCTCGGTGGCGTGCGAAGCCCTGGCGCCGCGATCCCGGAGGCCGTGATCCCTGCGGGGGACGAGCCCCCGGCCGCCATCGGTGGCGCCGTCGCCGTCCGCCGTGATGCCGCTGCTGACGGCGCCGACAGCGATCACGGTGATGATGGTGGTGAGGACCGCGGTGTCGGCGCGACGCGGAAGCTGGCACAGGGTGGGAAGCCGGACCTGTGGGACGGTGCGGAGCCCACCGCCCAGGGGCTCGCCCGGCTGAGGGGGACCCTCGGCCCGGACCATCCGGACACCCTGGCGGCGGCGAACAGCCTCGCCGTTCGGCTGAGTGCCCGCGGTGACCACCGGGCCGCCCGCGCGCTGGATGAGGACACGCTGGCGCGGCGCGGCCGGGTGCTCGGGCCCGACCACCCCGACACCCTCACCTCGGCCCACAACCTCGCGGTCGACCTCGCCGAGCTCGGCGACCAGGCCGCCGCCCGCGACCTGTACCGCGAGACGCTTGCCCGGCGCCGCCGGGTGCTCGGGCCCGACCACCCGGACACCCTGGGCACGGCGAACAACCTCGGCATCGTGCTGGGCGCCCTCGGGGACCACCTGGCGGCCTGCGAGCTGGGGGAGGACACCCTCATCCGGCGGCGCCGGGTGCTGGGGGAAAGCCATCCCGACAGCCTGACCTCGGCGTACAACCTCGCTGTCCGGCTCAGCGCCCTCGGGGATCACGAAGCGGCCTGCGAGCTGGGGGAGGACACCTTCACCCGGCGCGGCGCGGTGCTGGGCCCAGGCCACCCGGACACGGTGAAGTCGGCCTACAACCTGGCTGTCTACCTGGGCAGGCTCGGCCGCTACCCGCGGGCGCGGGAGATCGGCGCGGACGTCCTGGCCAGCCGGCTGCGCGCGCTCGGCCCAGAGCATCCCGAGACCCGCGAGGTCGAGGAGGCGCTGCAGTGGTGGGTCGATCAGGAGGCCGCCGGCGGGTGA
- a CDS encoding NAD(P)-dependent oxidoreductase, translated as MPQTSPALPLDDRPPAAAAVVAALLPQPFVEPLRTALGTDVEVLDILGGDPLPATPAGPLMSLVMPWSLNNSPSPAALDAVERAEWVHFVSTGVDGFPLDRLAGRTVTCGRGANSVAIAELTVGLLLAAEKRFPDIWEAETNEPYITEPLGTLAGRTVGLLGFGSIAQALAPRLAGFGTRLLALRRSGRPSDVPGVTVVHTLAELLGQADHLVVAAALTPQTNRLLDDAAFALAKPGLHLVNIARGRIVDTDALVRALASGVVSRASLDVTHPEPLPADHPLRHDPRVRIMPHVAWSAPGGFSRGLDVFSDNLRRWRAGEPLHGLVDITAGY; from the coding sequence GTGCCCCAGACGTCCCCCGCCCTGCCCCTCGACGACCGGCCGCCGGCAGCAGCAGCCGTGGTCGCGGCACTGCTGCCGCAACCGTTCGTCGAGCCGCTGCGCACCGCTCTCGGCACCGACGTCGAGGTTCTCGACATTCTGGGCGGCGACCCCCTGCCGGCCACGCCAGCGGGGCCGCTGATGTCGCTGGTCATGCCCTGGTCGCTGAACAACTCGCCGTCGCCGGCCGCGCTGGATGCCGTCGAACGGGCGGAATGGGTGCATTTCGTATCGACGGGCGTTGACGGGTTCCCCCTCGACCGGCTGGCCGGCCGCACGGTGACCTGCGGCCGAGGCGCGAACAGCGTCGCGATCGCGGAGCTGACGGTCGGCCTGCTCCTCGCCGCCGAGAAGCGCTTCCCGGACATCTGGGAGGCCGAGACGAACGAGCCGTACATCACCGAGCCGCTGGGCACGCTGGCTGGCCGCACCGTCGGGCTGCTCGGCTTCGGGTCGATCGCCCAGGCCCTGGCACCCCGCCTGGCCGGCTTCGGGACCCGTCTGCTGGCACTGCGGCGCAGCGGCCGCCCTTCCGACGTCCCGGGCGTGACGGTCGTGCACACGCTCGCCGAGCTGCTCGGGCAGGCCGACCACCTGGTGGTCGCCGCCGCGCTGACCCCGCAGACGAACCGGCTGCTCGATGACGCCGCGTTCGCCCTCGCGAAGCCCGGCCTGCATCTGGTGAACATCGCCCGGGGGCGGATCGTCGACACCGACGCGCTGGTCCGTGCGCTGGCGAGCGGGGTCGTCTCCCGCGCCAGCCTGGACGTCACCCACCCGGAGCCGCTGCCGGCCGACCACCCGCTGCGCCACGACCCACGGGTGCGGATCATGCCGCACGTTGCCTGGTCGGCTCCAGGTGGCTTCAGCCGTGGCCTTGATGTTTTCTCGGACAACCTCCGCCGCTGGCGCGCGGGCGAGCCGCTGCACGGCCTCGTCGACATCACCGCCGGCTACTGA
- a CDS encoding ferritin-like domain-containing protein, whose product MPTATSEKSHSFEVFEHYERLQWKVCELGLENIDQELVQPAYLALVKGVVVGEATSLPGLHGFLSEFHDDYDCSAFVAIWAYQELQHHYAFRAWLKAVGVHIDQDKIEALREPYEAGITPSATLTTNVISEIIVNTAYRALAEWVQEPVLAGLFLNASRDEAGHAREFLFYLKRRLAQHPEELKSVLERIHFYVTSPRLNHPVGVYKHQRVEEMRDHETVDDVIDVFLRISPPDAQEKLQAKLRRMLGTAVGRDLTRNSTIRHAMAELSA is encoded by the coding sequence ATGCCGACCGCCACGTCCGAGAAGTCCCACAGCTTCGAGGTCTTCGAACACTACGAACGGCTCCAGTGGAAGGTTTGCGAGCTGGGGCTTGAGAACATCGACCAGGAGCTCGTCCAGCCGGCTTACCTGGCCCTCGTCAAGGGCGTCGTCGTGGGTGAGGCGACGTCCCTTCCCGGGCTGCACGGCTTCCTCAGCGAGTTCCACGACGACTACGACTGCTCGGCCTTCGTGGCCATCTGGGCCTACCAGGAGCTGCAGCACCACTACGCGTTCCGCGCCTGGCTCAAGGCCGTCGGTGTCCACATCGACCAGGACAAGATCGAGGCGCTGCGCGAGCCGTACGAGGCCGGGATCACGCCGAGCGCGACGCTGACCACCAACGTCATCTCGGAGATCATCGTCAACACGGCCTACCGGGCGCTGGCGGAATGGGTGCAGGAGCCCGTCCTCGCCGGCCTCTTCCTGAACGCCAGCCGCGACGAGGCAGGCCACGCCCGCGAGTTCCTCTTCTACCTGAAGCGCCGCCTCGCCCAGCACCCGGAGGAGCTGAAGTCGGTCCTGGAGAGGATCCACTTCTACGTGACCAGCCCGCGGCTGAACCACCCGGTCGGCGTCTACAAGCACCAGCGCGTCGAGGAGATGCGCGACCACGAGACCGTCGACGACGTGATCGACGTGTTCCTGCGGATCTCCCCGCCCGACGCGCAGGAGAAGCTGCAGGCGAAGCTGCGACGCATGCTCGGCACGGCGGTGGGCCGGGACCTCACCCGCAACTCGACCATCCGCCACGCCATGGCCGAGCTCTCGGCCTGA
- a CDS encoding tetratricopeptide repeat protein: protein MSTRAADLPADAITTDTVTTDTIATGTVAGRAMAGRAVAAGGGVGGRSVAEPAVLLGEIMRGQAAALARSGRYADAVRLLTELAAGRDHTAAEHDLLARIHAQQGRFDDAERHWRAALALDGTADGAVAGLERLRGRRAGNRLRGGVAAGLLVVLAFGGGWWIGDEQNDSVESAGSPAAVVPAPVPIAVTTTTGAVPMGPAGELAASLTGPEADVIRAGSQVVVVFHDPLFTAGDSLGPQGRTALTGLGARLAAIPGVGVEIVGQSDGLPVRAGGPFADNAALRRARATSAALALRDSGVPAAALTISAADTAVAPYSDGTTGDPRNRTVTLRITPPA from the coding sequence ATGTCTACAAGAGCCGCTGACCTGCCCGCCGACGCCATCACCACGGACACCGTCACCACGGACACCATCGCCACCGGCACCGTGGCCGGCCGTGCCATGGCTGGCCGTGCCGTGGCCGCAGGTGGTGGCGTCGGGGGCAGGTCCGTCGCGGAACCGGCCGTTCTCCTCGGCGAGATCATGCGGGGGCAGGCCGCCGCGCTGGCGCGATCCGGCCGGTATGCCGACGCCGTACGGCTGCTCACGGAGCTGGCAGCCGGCCGTGACCACACCGCGGCGGAACACGACCTGCTCGCTCGGATCCACGCACAGCAGGGGCGCTTCGACGACGCCGAGCGCCACTGGCGGGCCGCGCTCGCCCTGGACGGCACGGCCGACGGCGCGGTCGCGGGGCTGGAGCGCCTGCGCGGCCGCCGCGCCGGCAACCGGCTGCGCGGCGGTGTCGCCGCCGGGCTGTTGGTCGTGCTCGCCTTCGGCGGCGGCTGGTGGATCGGCGACGAACAGAACGACTCCGTGGAGTCCGCCGGCTCCCCGGCGGCGGTCGTACCCGCCCCGGTGCCCATAGCGGTCACCACCACGACGGGCGCCGTGCCGATGGGCCCGGCGGGAGAGCTGGCCGCGAGCCTCACCGGCCCGGAGGCCGACGTCATCAGGGCAGGCAGCCAGGTGGTGGTCGTCTTCCACGACCCGCTTTTCACCGCTGGCGACAGCCTCGGGCCGCAGGGCCGCACGGCACTCACCGGGTTGGGGGCGCGGCTCGCGGCCATACCCGGCGTCGGCGTCGAGATCGTCGGGCAGAGCGACGGTCTGCCGGTGCGCGCCGGCGGCCCGTTCGCCGACAACGCCGCGCTGCGGCGGGCTCGCGCCACCTCCGCCGCGCTGGCCCTGCGCGACTCCGGCGTCCCGGCCGCCGCCCTCACGATCTCCGCGGCGGACACGGCCGTCGCGCCGTACTCCGACGGCACCACCGGCGACCCCCGCAACCGGACGGTGACCCTGCGCATCACCCCGCCCGCCTGA
- a CDS encoding TetR/AcrR family transcriptional regulator: MAPRQPRGEETVERLLTAALDVFASRGTGGFTVTAVTAASGVSLGSLYHHFGTFDGLAAVLYERCLMRLLDRLVPAVEQADGAAAGIRAAVVGYLGFVRDEPAAARVIHLSGFAPRTPEQAAALARAKAVRLDRLMAWLGPHTSAGRIVDLPAPLVEMLLIGPPAELARRWLAAGAQTGADPGGDLAAAIELLPERVWQSLRGPQG; this comes from the coding sequence ATGGCACCCAGACAACCGCGCGGCGAGGAAACCGTCGAACGCCTGCTCACCGCGGCACTCGACGTGTTCGCGAGCCGAGGCACGGGTGGATTCACCGTCACCGCGGTCACCGCGGCGAGCGGGGTCAGCCTCGGCAGCCTCTACCACCACTTCGGCACCTTCGACGGCCTGGCGGCCGTGCTCTACGAACGGTGCCTGATGCGGCTGCTCGACCGCCTCGTGCCCGCCGTCGAGCAGGCCGATGGCGCGGCAGCCGGCATCCGTGCCGCCGTCGTCGGCTACCTCGGTTTCGTACGCGATGAGCCGGCGGCGGCCCGGGTCATCCACCTCTCCGGCTTCGCGCCGAGGACGCCGGAGCAGGCCGCGGCCCTCGCCCGCGCCAAGGCCGTCCGACTGGACCGCCTGATGGCCTGGCTGGGCCCACACACCAGCGCCGGGCGGATCGTCGACCTGCCGGCGCCGCTGGTCGAGATGCTGCTCATCGGCCCGCCCGCCGAGCTCGCCCGCCGCTGGCTCGCCGCGGGGGCCCAGACCGGCGCGGACCCGGGCGGCGACCTCGCAGCCGCCATCGAACTCCTGCCCGAGCGGGTCTGGCAGTCGCTGCGCGGCCCCCAGGGGTGA
- a CDS encoding acyl carrier protein yields MPSESEVLSTVTDIVARELGMPADTLTPDLDLRNAEGADSMKVLVMISRIERAYDIEIEDEDVFTLASINDVVRIVLATVATATV; encoded by the coding sequence ATGCCGTCCGAATCCGAGGTTCTGAGCACCGTCACGGACATCGTCGCCCGCGAGCTCGGGATGCCGGCCGACACGCTCACCCCAGACCTTGATCTTCGCAACGCCGAGGGCGCGGACTCGATGAAGGTCCTCGTCATGATCTCCCGCATCGAGCGCGCCTACGACATCGAGATCGAGGACGAGGACGTCTTCACCCTCGCCTCCATCAACGACGTCGTCCGCATCGTGCTCGCGACGGTCGCCACGGCCACCGTCTGA
- a CDS encoding serine/threonine-protein kinase, translated as MALLSVGQVIRDTYTVERLLGRGAFAEVYRVEHRYLGRQAMKVFRQEGMSAEQVRDALGEAMLLSRMGHPNIVRVFEANTVEADSGGHAYFTMEYVNGGTLTGFRQSFGDAFVPIPVAVDVMRQVARGLAVAHRESPPIVHRDITPQNILVGYDRDGPRARISDFGLARKVSALTLLASSQGTIAFMAPETLLHPHLASMPGDVWALGAVFYLLLTDEFPYPRRAAGDPITAAWDTTALVPPNQVRYAVDDLLNAIIVRALSFDTATRYPSAAEMLADLEAWPARQNPPRQDGPPRHVPPKDPPPADTGPTDSGPTGTGRDSRHADTPRADRPRQRGREPGPAGEIAAGKNTGG; from the coding sequence ATGGCCCTGTTAAGCGTCGGGCAGGTGATACGCGATACCTACACCGTCGAACGGCTGCTGGGCCGCGGCGCCTTCGCCGAGGTCTACCGGGTCGAGCACCGCTATCTGGGCCGGCAGGCGATGAAGGTGTTCCGGCAGGAGGGAATGTCCGCGGAGCAGGTGCGGGACGCACTCGGTGAGGCAATGCTGCTCTCCAGGATGGGTCACCCGAACATCGTTCGCGTCTTTGAGGCGAACACCGTCGAGGCGGACAGCGGCGGCCATGCGTACTTCACCATGGAATATGTCAACGGCGGCACACTGACCGGTTTCCGGCAGTCGTTCGGTGACGCGTTCGTGCCCATTCCCGTCGCGGTCGACGTCATGCGCCAGGTCGCCCGTGGGCTGGCGGTCGCCCATCGGGAATCACCACCGATCGTCCACCGCGACATCACCCCGCAGAACATTCTGGTCGGCTACGACCGGGACGGGCCCCGGGCCCGGATCAGCGATTTCGGGCTCGCCCGGAAGGTCAGCGCGCTGACGCTGCTGGCCAGCTCGCAGGGAACCATCGCGTTCATGGCGCCGGAAACACTGCTGCACCCCCATCTGGCGTCGATGCCGGGCGATGTCTGGGCCCTCGGCGCGGTGTTCTACCTCCTGCTGACCGACGAGTTCCCCTACCCGCGGCGCGCCGCCGGCGATCCGATCACGGCCGCCTGGGACACCACGGCGCTCGTGCCGCCGAACCAGGTGCGGTACGCGGTCGACGACCTGCTCAACGCGATCATCGTCCGGGCGCTGTCCTTCGACACCGCGACGCGCTACCCGTCCGCGGCCGAGATGCTCGCCGACCTCGAGGCCTGGCCAGCACGCCAGAACCCGCCCCGCCAGGACGGGCCACCTCGGCATGTGCCGCCCAAGGACCCGCCTCCCGCGGACACCGGACCCACGGACAGCGGACCCACAGGCACCGGGCGCGACAGCCGACACGCGGACACACCACGCGCAGACCGGCCGCGGCAACGCGGGCGGGAACCGGGGCCGGCCGGGGAGATCGCCGCCGGCAAGAACACAGGGGGCTGA
- a CDS encoding SDR family NAD(P)-dependent oxidoreductase: MRDNEAAAFTATAVVTGGNRGIGLAVASQLLHAGVRVVLVARDPARGEQARARLDADWRARNARGSGGSGGAAAGRDAELPRVGLVVGDLSNVAGVRATAAAVLDACPTLEILIHNAGIWPASRILNADGLEQAFATNHLAPFLLNHLLQERLAASRARVVQVSAGLYVKARIDLDRTPQGADFHPIRTYATTKACNLALVAPFARRWQNAGTGIRINAVHPGVIRTGLGDRRGPLGLLLKAAKRFWTPVEQAAPPVTRLALDAEAGADAAPVVSGGPGLGAVTGRYFEIDQETPLAPPLDDVELARRLWVQAAELTGVRDDPSAYPAAM, from the coding sequence ATGCGCGACAACGAAGCGGCGGCGTTCACGGCCACCGCGGTGGTGACCGGCGGCAACCGCGGGATCGGCCTCGCGGTGGCGAGCCAGCTCCTGCACGCGGGCGTGCGGGTGGTTCTCGTCGCCCGCGATCCCGCGCGCGGCGAACAGGCCCGGGCTCGGCTCGACGCCGACTGGCGGGCCCGGAACGCCCGCGGCTCCGGGGGCTCTGGGGGCGCCGCTGCCGGGCGCGACGCGGAGCTGCCCCGGGTCGGCCTGGTCGTCGGCGATCTGTCGAACGTCGCCGGCGTACGCGCCACCGCCGCCGCCGTGCTGGACGCCTGCCCCACCCTGGAGATCCTGATCCACAACGCGGGGATCTGGCCTGCCTCCCGCATCCTCAACGCCGACGGGCTGGAACAGGCGTTCGCCACGAACCATCTCGCGCCGTTCCTGCTCAACCACCTGCTCCAGGAGCGCCTCGCCGCCAGCCGCGCGCGGGTGGTTCAGGTCAGCGCCGGTCTCTACGTCAAGGCACGGATCGACCTCGACCGGACCCCGCAGGGCGCGGACTTCCACCCGATCCGCACCTATGCCACCACCAAGGCCTGCAACCTGGCGCTCGTCGCGCCGTTCGCCCGCCGCTGGCAGAACGCGGGCACCGGAATCCGGATCAACGCCGTGCACCCGGGCGTCATCCGCACCGGGCTCGGCGACCGGCGCGGCCCGCTCGGCCTTCTCCTGAAAGCTGCCAAGCGGTTCTGGACGCCGGTGGAGCAGGCGGCACCCCCCGTCACCCGGCTGGCCCTCGACGCGGAGGCCGGCGCTGACGCCGCGCCCGTCGTCAGCGGCGGGCCGGGCCTCGGCGCCGTCACCGGGCGCTATTTCGAGATCGACCAGGAGACGCCGCTGGCGCCGCCGCTCGACGACGTCGAGCTCGCCCGGAGGCTGTGGGTGCAGGCCGCGGAGCTGACCGGGGTCCGCGACGACCCGTCGGCCTACCCGGCGGCCATGTGA
- a CDS encoding Hsp70 family protein yields MTRSTMDFGIDLGTTNSAIAVLDGTDARIVKNAFGHDTTPSAVFADRTGRIHVGARARERVESDPANAAAEFKLRMGLRDQAKSFANSGLALSPEELSAHVLRALRANVTQQMGEEIRAAVITVPAAFELNQTDATRRAAEAAGLELSPLLQEPTAAALAYSFQRDEDNIYRLVFDLGGGTFDASIVHIRDGEFDIVNHRGDNFLGGKLIDWAIVEQLLIPALLRQHSLPGFGRGEPTWAQAIAKLKAAAENAKIELSSSPTALIDISEPPLCTDADGNPVEFVHELHAADVEALTEPFVARAVNICHAALAESQLAPEKIDRVLLVGGPTLMPYLRRRLAEGLGIELDVSQDPMTVVARGAAIFAGTQRLPVGPTRPDVSFTVDLEYKPIGSDPTPLVGGVVRGPSGRSLEGFTIELVNADARPPWRSGKITLPATGSFVTTLRAEPERRNVYSIVLESPTGGGERIQPSELTYTLGVVAPAATLTHSIGVGLSGNEVAWLLEKGTRIPARGHEILRSTVRLVRGQSGGLLRIPILEGEHARADRNRQVGSLEILAAEVARDIPPNSEIEVDIEIDGSRLVTTRAFVPILEEDFETVHDLTTERAPDPAELRRALEAERRRLADLRSGARRTGDPAAQAILDALDDEQVVDQIENDVASTEHGDTDAASTAGKRMLDLRAKLDDVEHALEWPSLVELANRVLADAPGLIEEYGDAKDRKRHERIAAEVRRALDGRDAAHLRILVDELTAHLAIMVDRKTGAVVMARFSQLVERRAELRDQALANRLITEGQRAVDANDTERLRAVIRQLLELLPDTDRGSESEDFSNVYKSR; encoded by the coding sequence ATGACGCGCTCGACGATGGACTTCGGCATAGACCTGGGCACCACCAACAGCGCGATCGCGGTCCTGGACGGCACCGATGCCCGCATCGTCAAGAACGCCTTCGGTCACGACACGACACCGTCGGCGGTGTTCGCCGACCGCACCGGGCGCATTCATGTGGGTGCCCGGGCACGTGAGCGTGTCGAGTCCGACCCGGCGAACGCCGCCGCCGAGTTCAAGCTGCGGATGGGGCTGCGCGACCAGGCGAAGAGCTTCGCCAACAGCGGCCTCGCGCTGAGCCCGGAGGAGCTTTCCGCGCATGTGCTGCGCGCGCTGCGGGCGAACGTGACACAGCAGATGGGCGAGGAGATCCGGGCCGCGGTCATCACGGTGCCGGCCGCGTTCGAGCTGAACCAGACCGACGCCACCCGGCGTGCCGCGGAGGCGGCCGGCCTGGAGCTGTCACCGCTGTTGCAGGAACCGACCGCGGCCGCCCTCGCCTACAGCTTCCAGCGCGACGAGGACAACATCTACCGACTCGTCTTCGACCTGGGCGGCGGCACGTTCGACGCGTCCATCGTGCATATCCGCGACGGCGAGTTCGACATCGTCAACCACCGCGGCGACAACTTCCTCGGCGGAAAGCTCATCGACTGGGCCATCGTCGAGCAGCTGCTGATTCCGGCGCTGCTCCGGCAGCATTCACTGCCTGGCTTCGGCCGTGGTGAGCCGACCTGGGCCCAGGCGATCGCGAAGCTGAAGGCGGCGGCGGAGAACGCGAAGATCGAGCTCTCCTCGTCACCCACGGCGCTGATCGACATCAGCGAGCCGCCGCTGTGCACCGACGCGGACGGGAACCCGGTCGAGTTCGTCCACGAGCTGCACGCCGCGGACGTCGAGGCGCTGACCGAGCCGTTCGTCGCCCGTGCGGTCAACATCTGCCACGCCGCGCTGGCCGAGAGCCAGCTCGCGCCGGAGAAGATCGACCGGGTGCTGCTCGTCGGCGGCCCCACCCTCATGCCGTACCTGCGTCGGCGCCTCGCCGAGGGCCTCGGCATCGAGCTGGACGTCAGCCAGGACCCGATGACCGTGGTGGCCCGCGGGGCGGCCATCTTCGCCGGAACGCAGCGCCTGCCGGTCGGGCCGACCCGCCCCGACGTCTCCTTCACCGTCGACCTCGAGTACAAGCCGATCGGCTCCGACCCGACGCCGCTGGTGGGCGGGGTCGTCCGGGGGCCGTCCGGACGGAGCCTGGAGGGCTTCACCATCGAGCTCGTCAACGCCGACGCCCGCCCGCCGTGGCGCAGCGGGAAGATCACACTTCCGGCCACCGGCTCGTTCGTCACCACGCTGCGCGCCGAGCCCGAGCGCCGCAACGTCTACAGCATCGTGCTGGAGAGCCCGACCGGCGGCGGGGAGCGGATCCAGCCCTCGGAGCTGACCTACACCCTCGGTGTCGTCGCGCCGGCCGCCACCCTCACCCACTCGATCGGGGTGGGTCTGTCCGGCAACGAGGTCGCCTGGCTGCTGGAGAAGGGCACCCGGATCCCGGCCCGCGGCCACGAGATCCTGCGCAGCACCGTACGGCTGGTCCGCGGCCAGTCGGGTGGGCTGCTGCGGATCCCGATCCTGGAGGGAGAGCACGCCCGGGCCGACCGCAACCGGCAGGTGGGCTCCCTGGAGATCCTCGCCGCCGAGGTGGCGCGGGACATCCCGCCCAACAGCGAGATCGAGGTGGATATCGAGATCGACGGGTCCCGGCTCGTGACCACCAGGGCCTTCGTCCCGATCCTCGAGGAGGACTTCGAGACGGTCCACGACCTGACCACCGAGCGTGCCCCGGACCCGGCCGAGCTTCGCCGCGCGCTGGAGGCCGAGCGGCGCCGACTGGCCGACCTGCGCTCCGGCGCCCGGCGCACCGGCGACCCGGCAGCACAGGCCATCCTCGACGCACTGGACGACGAGCAGGTCGTCGACCAGATCGAGAACGACGTGGCGTCCACCGAGCACGGCGACACGGACGCGGCGAGCACCGCCGGCAAGCGCATGCTGGATCTTCGGGCGAAGCTCGACGACGTCGAGCACGCGCTGGAGTGGCCGTCCCTGGTGGAGCTGGCGAACCGGGTGCTGGCCGACGCCCCCGGCCTGATCGAGGAGTACGGCGACGCCAAGGACCGCAAGCGGCACGAGCGGATCGCCGCCGAGGTGCGCCGCGCGCTGGACGGCCGGGACGCCGCCCACCTTCGGATCCTCGTCGACGAGCTGACCGCCCACCTGGCCATCATGGTCGACCGCAAGACGGGCGCCGTGGTGATGGCCAGGTTCTCCCAGCTGGTCGAACGACGCGCCGAGCTGCGCGATCAGGCACTGGCCAACCGCCTGATCACCGAGGGGCAGCGCGCCGTCGACGCCAACGACACCGAACGGCTCCGGGCGGTGATCCGCCAGCTTCTCGAGCTGCTTCCGGACACCGACCGGGGATCCGAGAGCGAGGACTTCAGCAATGTCTACAAGAGCCGCTGA
- a CDS encoding effector-associated domain EAD1-containing protein: MDEHLTDDEIEALAETFGDPLSARHVLVAAGLAAARQPSWGNATPLRYWREVSVLLGAGIIAEGRHRVLAAAADVFPGNPAFAPPAAAAPASPRISAGQARPSHPDSATRAGSTTYYTTVTDSTVVVGSHNRVRMKVRSAPGGPAPGGPADLESRTRSRFTRVAALLWPRRPRSAQDTR; this comes from the coding sequence ATGGACGAGCACCTCACGGACGATGAGATCGAGGCACTGGCGGAGACCTTCGGTGATCCTCTTTCGGCCCGCCATGTCCTGGTCGCGGCAGGCCTGGCCGCGGCGCGTCAGCCCAGCTGGGGGAATGCGACCCCGCTGCGGTACTGGCGGGAGGTCAGTGTTCTGCTGGGCGCCGGGATCATCGCGGAAGGGCGCCATCGGGTGCTCGCCGCGGCGGCGGACGTGTTCCCCGGGAACCCGGCCTTCGCCCCGCCGGCCGCGGCCGCCCCTGCGTCCCCACGAATCTCCGCGGGGCAGGCCCGGCCTTCGCACCCGGACAGTGCGACTCGGGCCGGCTCCACCACGTACTACACGACCGTCACGGACTCGACTGTGGTCGTCGGATCCCACAACAGAGTGAGAATGAAGGTCAGGTCGGCACCGGGTGGTCCGGCACCGGGTGGTCCGGCAGATCTTGAGTCGCGGACTCGCTCGCGGTTCACGCGGGTCGCCGCGCTGCTCTGGCCGCGCCGGCCGAGGAGCGCGCAGGACACTCGGTAG